A genome region from Sporichthyaceae bacterium includes the following:
- a CDS encoding 3-oxoacyl-[acyl-carrier-protein] synthase III C-terminal domain-containing protein: protein MRPFLINRHGRMVFPSSYFPEMDLSMFAGLDQYEAAVRRDFDEKSPTGTDILERVEAGKYTNRFELLRDVALNLFWGNRYTLTMYEPRAMRWRDVPRRSGEVFMPVLKPWVDGARKMAAVADCYQGLPAAWDVKVEDAVHDILWDIFGNKLYHASNLPAIKPTVAELLASGDALTYVLPSHDPDYPVYSQQEILDHHAEVAELESLGRWARVLHNLYPWDRSAARLVKLSEVGDDDFVVVYVPRNPAVTAFIERVKEGTTAPARKVVPVEAQKPAKPFPALDVRSRFKVQPKIASLAALRGEHVCTNDDVIRNSAFNWSPMSATQIAVKTGIESRCYTARELEDVALDAARAALQGSGYGPEKIGAVVVATCTSNRLIPSMATYISGELGIYRTYASYDMVSACAGFSYGLAEGVRLLQEVERPVLLVWAEKFSDKIGSVRTSRMLFGDGAAAAVLAPAPAGEPGDIEYLQTYASGPTSEVNSILWPNPEFDGNITVYGPEVKSLAKRYLAQMIEEMKKLAGPTGTGSLLDAVDVMVPHQANKVMVSDIARSVDFPLDQVYFNIERTGNLSAASIPLAIHDAVADGAIKTTSRIFCPGFGAGAVAGFAVLNLDPSIVVRADDIVLAGSTSAPATRGSTVEDISQAFV from the coding sequence GTGAGGCCGTTCCTGATCAATCGCCACGGACGGATGGTTTTCCCGTCCAGCTATTTCCCGGAGATGGACCTGTCCATGTTCGCGGGGCTGGATCAGTACGAGGCGGCCGTCCGGCGGGACTTCGACGAGAAGTCACCCACCGGGACCGACATCCTGGAGCGGGTCGAGGCCGGCAAATACACCAACCGGTTCGAGTTGTTGCGCGATGTGGCGCTGAATCTGTTCTGGGGCAACCGCTACACGCTGACCATGTACGAACCCCGCGCGATGCGCTGGCGCGACGTTCCGCGCAGGTCCGGTGAGGTCTTCATGCCGGTGCTCAAACCCTGGGTCGACGGGGCGCGCAAGATGGCCGCAGTCGCCGATTGCTACCAGGGCCTGCCCGCCGCGTGGGACGTCAAGGTCGAGGACGCGGTCCACGACATCCTCTGGGACATCTTCGGCAACAAGCTCTACCACGCCAGCAACCTGCCGGCGATCAAGCCGACGGTGGCCGAGCTGCTCGCCTCCGGCGACGCGCTGACCTACGTGCTGCCGAGCCACGACCCGGACTACCCGGTCTACAGCCAGCAGGAGATCCTCGACCACCACGCCGAGGTTGCCGAGCTGGAGTCACTCGGCCGCTGGGCCCGGGTGCTGCACAACCTGTACCCGTGGGACCGCTCGGCGGCCCGTCTGGTCAAGCTCTCCGAGGTCGGCGACGACGACTTCGTCGTCGTGTACGTGCCGCGCAACCCGGCCGTCACCGCGTTCATCGAGCGGGTCAAGGAGGGCACGACCGCGCCGGCCCGCAAGGTCGTCCCGGTCGAGGCGCAGAAGCCGGCGAAGCCGTTCCCGGCGCTGGACGTGCGCAGCAGGTTCAAGGTGCAGCCGAAGATCGCCTCGCTGGCCGCGCTGCGCGGTGAGCACGTCTGCACCAACGACGACGTCATCCGCAACTCGGCGTTCAACTGGTCGCCGATGAGCGCCACCCAGATCGCGGTCAAGACCGGCATCGAGTCGCGCTGCTACACCGCCCGCGAACTGGAGGACGTCGCGCTGGACGCGGCCCGCGCCGCGCTGCAGGGCTCCGGCTACGGTCCAGAGAAGATCGGCGCGGTCGTCGTCGCGACCTGCACGAGCAACCGCCTGATCCCGTCGATGGCCACCTACATCTCCGGTGAGCTGGGCATCTACCGCACCTACGCCTCCTACGACATGGTCTCGGCCTGCGCCGGCTTCTCGTACGGCCTGGCCGAGGGCGTGCGGCTGCTGCAGGAGGTCGAGCGCCCGGTCCTGTTGGTCTGGGCGGAGAAGTTCTCCGACAAGATCGGCAGCGTCCGCACGTCCCGGATGCTCTTCGGCGACGGTGCCGCAGCCGCGGTGCTCGCCCCGGCGCCGGCCGGCGAGCCGGGCGACATCGAGTACCTGCAGACCTATGCCAGCGGCCCGACGAGCGAGGTCAACTCGATCCTGTGGCCGAACCCGGAGTTCGACGGGAACATCACCGTCTACGGCCCGGAGGTGAAGTCGCTGGCCAAGCGATACCTGGCGCAGATGATCGAGGAGATGAAGAAGTTGGCCGGCCCGACCGGCACAGGCTCCTTGCTCGACGCGGTCGACGTGATGGTTCCGCACCAGGCCAACAAGGTGATGGTCTCCGACATCGCGCGCTCGGTGGACTTCCCGCTCGATCAGGTCTACTTCAACATCGAGCGGACCGGGAACCTGTCCGCGGCCAGCATTCCGCTGGCGATCCACGACGCGGTCGCCGACGGTGCCATCAAGACCACGTCGCGGATCTTCTGCCCAGGCTTCGGCGCCGGGGCCGTGGCGGGCTTCGCGGTGCTCAACCTCGACCCGTCGATCGTGGTCCGGGCCGATGACATCGTGCTTGCCGGGTCGACCTCCGCGCCGGCTACCCGCGGCAGCACGGTCGAGGACATCAGCCAGGCTTTCGTCTGA